A genomic region of Arachis stenosperma cultivar V10309 chromosome 9, arast.V10309.gnm1.PFL2, whole genome shotgun sequence contains the following coding sequences:
- the LOC130951619 gene encoding peptidyl-prolyl cis-trans isomerase FKBP62-like — MDEDLDLPMAEPMNDDFDFAGGGGVGMDDDFPVLKVGEEKEIGKLGLKKKLLKEGEGWENPEAGDEVQVHYTGTLLDGTKFDSSRDRGAPFTFTLGQGQVIKGWDEGIRSMKKGENALFTIPPELAYGESGSPPTIPPKATLQFDVELLSWTSVKDICKDGGLFKKILVEGEKWENPKDPDEVLVNYEARLEDGTLVKKSDGVEFTVEDGHFCPALSKAIKTMKKGQKVILTVKPQYGFGEKGRPAHGDEGAVPPNATLLITLELVSWKTVTNVTDDKKVMKKILTEGEGYERPNEGSIVKLKLTGKLHDGTIFVKKGHDGEGELLEFKTDEEQVIEGLDKAMLTMKKGEVALLTIAPEYAFGSSESKQELAVVPPDSTVYYEVELVSFVKDKESWDMETPEKIEAAGKKKEEGNALFRAGKYAKASKRYEKAIKFIEYDTNFSIEEKKRAKDLKIACNLNDAACKLKLKDYKQAEKLCTKVLDLESTNVKALYRRAQAYIQLADLDLAEFDIKKALEIDPNNRDVKLEYRILKEKMKEYNKKEAKFYGNMFSKMTKLDKPASTDSKPMSIDNKA; from the exons ATGGATGAAGATCTCGACTTGCCGATGGCGGAGCCTATGAACGACGACTTCGACTTCGCCGGCGGCGGCGGCGTCGGAATGGACGACGATTTCCCCGTTCTCAAGGTCGGAGAGGAGAAGGAAATTGGCAAGCTtggattgaagaagaagctcctCAAAGAAGGTGAAGGATGGGAGAATCCTGAAGCCGGTGATGAAGTCCAAG TTCACTATACCGGGACTCTGCTTGATGGCACCAAGTTTGATTCCAGCAGAGATAGGGGAGCCCCTTTCACGTTCACACTTGGACAAG GGCAAGTAATTAAAGGATGGGATGAAGGTATTAGAAGCATGAAGAAAGGTGAAAATGCCCTTTTCACCATCCCACCTGAGCTAGCTTATGGTGAATCCGGTTCTCCTCCCACAATTCCGCCCAAAGCAACTCTTCAATTTGATGTTGAGCTGTTGTCTTGGACCAGTGTGAAGGACATATGTAAGGATGGTGGTTTGTTTAAGAAGATACTTGTTGAGGGAGAGAAATGGGAGAACCCTAAGGATCCTGATGAAGTTCTGG TTAATTATGAGGCACGCCTTGAAGATGGAACACTTGTAAAGAAATCTGATGGGGTAGAGTTCACAGTAGAAGACG GTCACTTTTGCCCTGCATTGTCAAAGGCCATCAAAACAATGAAGAAGGGACAAAAAGTAATTTTGACTGTAAAGCCACAAT ATGGATTTGGCGAGAAGGGTAGGCCAGCCCATGGTGATGAAGGTGCTGTTCCACCAAATGCAACATTGCTGATTACTCTTGAGTTAGTCTCTTGGAAGACAGTGACCAATGTAACTGATGACAAGAAGGTCATGAAAAAGATCCTTACTGAAGGAGAAGGATATGAGCGTCCCAATGAGGGATCCATTGTGAAAT TGAAACTTACTGGTAAGCTGCACGATGGCACTATTTTTGTGAAGAAGGGCCATGATGGTGAAGGGGAACTACTTGAATTCAAAACAGATGAGG AGCAAGTAATTGAGGGGCTTGATAAGGCTATGTTGACGATGAAGAAGGGCGAGGTAGCACTGTTGACTATTGCTCCTGAGTATGCGTTTGGTTCATCAGAATCCAAGCAAGAATTGGCAGTTGTTCCACCTGACTCCACTGTGTATTATGAGGTTGAATTAGTATCTTTTGTGAAG GATAAGGAATCTTGGGACATGGAAACTCCAGAGAAAATTGAAGCTGCTggtaagaagaaagaagaagggaatGCACTGTTTAGAGCTGGTAAATATGCAAAAGCTTCTAAAAGATATGAGAAG GCTATTAAGTTCATAGAATATGATACCAACTTCAGCATTGAAGAGAAGAAGCGTGCCAAGGACTTGAAGATTGCTTGCAATTTGAATGATGCAGCTTGCAAGTTGAAGTTGAAAGATTATAAACAAGCAGAGAAATTGTGTACGAAG GTTTTGGACCTTGAGAGCACAAATGTGAAAGCACTCTATAGAAGAGCACAAGCATATATCCAGTTAGCTGACTTGGATTTGGCAGAATTTGATATCAAGAAAGCACTTGAGATTGACCCTAATAACAG GGATGTTAAGCTAGAGTACAGGATTTTGAAGGAAAAGATGAAGGAGTACAACAAAAAAGAGGCAAAATTTTATGGAAATATGTTCAGCAAAATGACCAAGTTAGAC AAACCTGCCTCCACGGATTCAAAACCCATGAGCATTGACAACAAGGCataa